A portion of the Saimiri boliviensis isolate mSaiBol1 chromosome 1, mSaiBol1.pri, whole genome shotgun sequence genome contains these proteins:
- the CMTM1 gene encoding CKLF-like MARVEL transmembrane domain-containing protein 1, which yields MNPEDTKPESSKAPSGSLKQPETATALASGGSVVSSVPKARRDMSAKTAPRKHSAVSVRTVQSVAPAGPKGSEGTAPSRKATKRPPPTPTPPRPTPSAPTESKLLNETAIKERAEGRAKVPYKFRDSLKRFFFSPTGMLKILRMSLIIGALACFIIAQANESFIAITILEICIVIFFMLIYMLTLHHLLTYLHWPLLDLTNSIITAAFLSVVAFLAMQEKKRRHLFYVGGSLCLTAIIVCGIDAFVVTKTMRTNLKKFLGVEVESKVSPAGDAYPETGPDAPKRPA from the exons ATGAATCCTGAAGATACCAAACCTGAGTCGTCCAAGGCACCTTCAGGGAGCTTGAAACAACCAGAGACTGCCACAGCCCTGGCAAGTGGCGGCAGTGTAGTGAGTTCTGTACCCAAGGCACGGCGCGACATGTCAGCGAAGACCGCACCCCGGAAGCACTCTGCAGTCTCAGTTCGCACAGTGCAGTCCGTAGCCCCCGCAGGTCCCAAAGGCAGCGAGGGCACTGCACCCTCAAGGAAAGCCACCAAACGCCCACCCCCAACGCCCACACCCCCACGCCCAACGCCCTCTGCACCCACTGAGTCCAAACTCTTAAATGAGACAGCGATCAAAGAGCGTGCGGAGGGCCGAGCCAAAGTCCCGTACAAATTCAGGGACAGCCTCAAGCGTTTTTTCTTCTCGCCCACGGGAATGTTGAAGATCCTGAGAATG AGTCTTATCATAGGAGCATTAGCTTGTTTCATCATCGCCCAAGCCAATGAGTCATTTATAGCAATCACAATTCTGGAAATCTGCATCGTCATTTTTTTTATGCTAATATATATGCTAACCCTTCACCACTTGCTGACCTATTTACACTGGCCCTTACTT GATCTTACCAACAGTATCATTACAGCTGCATTCCTCTCAGTCGTTGCCTTCTTGGccatgcaagaaaagaaaagaagacatttattctaTGTTGGAGGG TCCCTGTGTCTCACAGCGATAATCGTGTGTGGCATCGATGCGTTTGTGGTCACCAAGACGATGAGGACTAACTTGAAAAAATTCCTGGGAGTCGAAGTCGAAAGCAAGGTTTCCCCTGCCGGGGATGCCTACCCCGAAACCGGCCCCGACGCCCCGAAGAGGCCCGCATGA